The following are encoded together in the Cheilinus undulatus linkage group 3, ASM1832078v1, whole genome shotgun sequence genome:
- the cyldb gene encoding ubiquitin carboxyl-terminal hydrolase CYLD: MEPTSPVKEKYFIVIRGKSRKGFCRGCIGRVEAEIQPGELMGLLYSSGSNAGSPKSGGIVRREDTYPLTRHQAQLLLFVSTVSKRLELLCNPQLFSAICELSQDDLVVVRNKKGHMPGLVKNLMQIGRKENKDDLQMLGFEVEFVDSDRNLPSKKPAPLPLFSAADIVQVVPSYSVPLGLSWKDGQCGTLNRKAVTRINSMPNIGSRARQVRERQTEPSVTQSQRSSICPVPLEVGSMVEVASNTGVIVYGVVRWLGVPAGKAVEWAGIELDYEVSGCSDGKYGSQRYFTCKGNRALFVPTTKCSPDSRFDCLSTGDEVPQSTETPPVPPFEDSEEDAPPIPESKALTLLVGKMKGIQGHINSCYLDATLFSLFSSAVTLDDICRRPDDTEKPITCTLKKIVNRLRRQGFVPAQNVMDFRTQLGCDTFQTDEKDPEEFITVLFQKVLCMEPLLKLKSGCETSQGAYTFQIFLEKEQMGQLPTVQQLLDASCMSGDLKFEEMPSCLMVQMPRFGNKYKMFSHIIPSTELDITDLLYNSPRECFICGNLAEYECLQCLPDRKLQPGRIKQYCPTCNIQVHTHPLRLDHSPKALAVPADVAADASVPRHMMQLFAVLCIHTSHYVSFVKYGPDPHSWLFFDSMADRCGDDQHGYNIPEIRACPELGDFLSMPEEELARANPTQAPELVQRLLCDSYMFLYQNPTKPFSKTNHQA; encoded by the exons ATGGAGCCCACATCCCCAGTGAAGGAGAAGTATTTCATTGTGATACGCGGGAAGTCAAGGAAAGGCTTCTGCCGTGGATGTATCGGCCGTGTGGAGGCAGAGATACAGCCAGGGGAGCTGATGGGGCTGCTGTACAGCAGTGGCAGCAACGCAGGGAGTCCCAAGAGCGGAGGCATTGTGAGGAGGGAGGACACATACCCTCTGACCCGCCACCAGGCCcagctgctgctctttgtttcCACTGTAAGCAAACGGCTGGAGCTGCTGTGTAACCCCCAGCTTTTCTCAGCCATCTGTGAACTGTCTCAGGATGATCTGGTGGTGGTGAGGAACAAGAAGGGTCACATGCCtggactggtgaagaacctgatGCAAATTGGGAGGAAGGAGAACAAAGATGACCTGCAGATGCTTGGCTTTGAGGTGGAATTTGTG GACAGTGATCGCAATTTGCCATCCAAAAAGCCTGCTCCTTTGCCCCTCTTCAGCGCAGCAGATATTGTCCAGGTTGTCCCATCTTATTCGGTTCCTCTAGGGCTGAGTTGGAAAGATGGCCAGTGTGGGA CTCTAAACAGAAAAGCAGTGACTCGTATCAACTCCATGCCGAATATAGGATCAAGAGCAagacaagtgagagagagacaaacagagCCCAGTGTCACTCAGAGCCAGCGCTCCAGCATTTGTCCTGTGCCTTTGGAGGTTGGATCCATGGTGGAGGTGGCTTCCAACACAGGGGTCATAGTGTATGGGGTCGTCCGGTGGTTGGGGGTCCCTGCAGGGAAGGCCGTTGAATGGGCTGGTATTGAACTG GATTATGAGGTCAGCGGCTGCTCTGATGGGAAGTATGGAAGCCAGAGATATTTCACCTGCAAAGGTAACCGGGCCCTCTTTGTTCCTACTACAAAGTGCAGCCCTGATAGCAGGTTCGACTGCTTGTCAACAGGAGATGAGGTCCCACAATCTACTGAAACACCTCCAG tTCCTCCTTTTGAGGACTCGGAGGAGGATGCACCACCTATCCCTGAATCCAAGGCTTTGACATTATTAGTGGGGAAAATGAAAGGGATTCAGGGACACATCAATTCCTGTTACCTTGATGCCACACTCTTCAG TTTGTTCAGCTCTGCTGTGACCCTGGATGATATCTGCCGGAGGCCTGATGACACAGAGAAACCCATAACCTGTACTCTTAAGAAAATAGTCAACCGTTTACGCAG ACAAGGTTTTGTGCCTGCTCAAAATGTGATGGATTTCCGTACACAACTTGGCTGTGACACCTTCCAAACAGATGAAAAAG ACCCAGAAGAGTTCATCACAGTCCTTTTCCAGAAGGTGCTTTGTATGGAGCCTCTGCTCAAGCTCAA ATCAGGATGTGAAACATCTCAGGGTGCCTACACCTTCCAGATCTTTCTGGAAAAAGAGCAGATGGGACAGCTGCCCACTGTTCAACAGCTTCTTGATGCATCCTGCATGTCAGGTGACCTTAAGTTTGAAGAG ATGCCGTCCTGTTTAATGGTTCAAATGCCAAGGTTCGGAAATAAGTATAAGATGTTTTCACATATCATCCCCTCCACTGAGTTGGACATCACAGATCTTCTCTACAACT CCCCAAGGGAATGCTTCATCTGTGGAAATCTGGCCGAGTATGAGTGTCTTCAGTGTTTACCAGATCGCAAACTGCAGCCAGGGAGAATCAAACAGTACTGCCCCACCTGCAACATACAG GTGCACACCCATCCCTTGCGGCTGGATCACTCCCCGAAAGCTCTAGCAGTTCCAGCAGATGTTGCTGCGGACGCTTCTGTGCCCAGGCACATGATGCAGCTGTTTGCAGTGCTCTGTATTCATACCAGTCACTATGTGTCCTTTGTCAAATATGGCCCAGATCCTCACTCATGGCTCTTCTTTGACAGCATGGCAGATAGATGTG GGGATGATCAACATGGCTACAATATCCCAGAGATCCGGGCTTGTCCAGAGCTGGGTGACTTCCTGTCCATGCCAGAGGAAGAGCTGGCTCGAGCTAACCCTACACAGGCTCCTGAATTAGTGCAAAGGCTGCTTTGTGACTCCTACATGTTTTTATATCAGAACCCGACCAAGCCATTTTCAAAGACAAACCATCAGGCGTAA